The genomic DNA TAAAGTTTTTAAAATTTGTTCTTCATCAATTTGTTCTTCATCAAAATTAACATAAACTTCTTTTAAAGGAATAATAACATTGTGGTTAATGATTTTAATTTTTTCAAATGCTTTACCAATAGTTGCAGCACATGCAGCACAATCTAAACTATCTACATGAATTTTTATTTGTTTTTCCATTCTCTTAACTCCTTTTAAATATTTTAAACTTTTTTAGAAAAAAAATAGGTGTTAACCTATTTTTCGTATTTTGTTTTTAATGCGTCTATGCCACCTTGTTCATATTTTTTAATTCAATTTCTCAAGGAAACAACACTTATGTTTCTTGTAGGCGCAAAATTTGATGCTGTAACGCCTGATTTTTTAAAATCTTCAATGATTTTAATTTTTTCATCAGCTGTTAAATGCATTTTCATCTATCCTTCACTAACTATTTAGCTTTTCCATAGCATCCAAATACTTTTGTAAGTTCTACAAATGTATTTTTCATTGCTTTGAATCCAGGATTTAATAATTTACGAGGATCAAATCCTTTTTCTTCATCGTCTAAGTCTTTTTTCTCTTCGATGTATTTTCTTGTTGCATCTCTAAATGCTAATTGTAATTCAGTATTTACATTAATTTTTGAAATACCTAAGCTGATTGCTTTTTCAACTTGATCTTGAGGAACTCCTGAACCACCGTGTAAAACCATTGGCATATCGCAAGCATCTTGTAAGCTTTTTAATGTGTCAAATGATAATCCTTTTCATCATTCAGGATATTTACCATGAATGTTTCCAATACCTGCTGCTAAGAAGTCAATTCCTGTTTTTGACATTTCTTCTGCTTGTTTTGGATCTCCAAGTTCTCCAGAACCAACAACTCCATCTTCGTTTCCTCCAATTGAACCAATTTCTGCTTCAACTGAAACTTCGTGTTCTTTAGCAAATCCAATTAACTCTTTTACTTTTGCTAAGTTTTCTTCGTATGGTAAGTGTGATCCATCAAACATTACTGAAGAATATCCTGCTTCAATACATTTTTTAGCCATCTCAACTGATTGTCCATGGTCTAAGTGTAAAGCAACTGGTACAGTAATGTTCATTTCATCTAATAATCCATTTACCATTCCTACAATTGTTTTTAAACCTCCCATGTATTTAACTGCACCTTCTGAAGTTGCAATTATAACTGGTGTTGATGATTCTTGCGCAGCTTCTAAAATAGCCTTCGCTCATTCAAGGTTGTTAATGTTAAAGTGCCCAATTGCATATTTTCCAGTGTGTGCATCTTTAACCATTTTGCTAGCATTAACTAGCTTTGCATGATATTTTCTTGACATAAAAATATTCCTCCCACAATCTATTATACAACTATAAGTTTCTTTATTATCATTATTCTTTAAAACAATGTTATTTATTGTCTATTATAGCTTTTACAAATCCTTTAAATAACGGATTTGGTTTAATTGGTCTTGATGTAAACTCAGGATGATATTGACTTGCTATAAAAAATTTATGATTAGGTATTTCAACAATTTCAACTAAATTTTTTTCTAAATATTTTCCTGAAAAAATCATTCCGTTATCTTCAAATTGTTTTATAAAATCATTATTAAATTCATATCTGTGACGATGTCTTTCAATAGCAATGTTTGAATTATAAAGTTTATTAGCAAGTGAGCCTGGTTTTAAATCCGCTTGATACTCTCCTAATCTTAAAGTACCTCCAATATTTTCTCTATCTTTACCTTCCATAAGATCAAATATTTTATTATTTGTCGTAGGGTTGATTTCTGTAGAATGAGCTTCACTTAATCCTAATACATTTCTTGCAAATTCAATACATGCAACTTGCATTCCTAAACAAATTCCTAAATAAGGAATGTCTTTTGTTCTGGCAAAATTTGCTGCTAAGATTTTTCCTTCTACACCTTCTTCTCCAAAACCTCCAGGAACAAGTATTCCTTTTGCTCCTTCAAGTTCTGAATCAATGTTGTCTTTATTTAAAAATCTTGAGTTAACTCAAACAAACTCAATTTTTTTATGAAATTCATATCCTGCTATTTTTAATGATTCCATTACCGATAGATAAGCATCACTTAGCTCAACATATTTTCCAACAATATGGACTTTTATTTTTTCTTTTGATTCAATTATGTCTTGATTAAATTTTTCTCATCCTTCAAGCCTAAGTTCTTTAATTTTTAAATCTAAATGTTTAGCTACAATTTCATGC from Spiroplasma tabanidicola includes the following:
- a CDS encoding heavy-metal-associated domain-containing protein produces the protein MEKQIKIHVDSLDCAACAATIGKAFEKIKIINHNVIIPLKEVYVNFDEEQIDEEQILKTLKQSGYKGKLVND
- a CDS encoding helix-turn-helix domain-containing protein, with translation MKMHLTADEKIKIIEDFKKSGVTASNFAPTRNISVVSLRNWIKKYEQGGIDALKTKYEK
- the fba gene encoding class II fructose-1,6-bisphosphate aldolase; the encoded protein is MSRKYHAKLVNASKMVKDAHTGKYAIGHFNINNLEWAKAILEAAQESSTPVIIATSEGAVKYMGGLKTIVGMVNGLLDEMNITVPVALHLDHGQSVEMAKKCIEAGYSSVMFDGSHLPYEENLAKVKELIGFAKEHEVSVEAEIGSIGGNEDGVVGSGELGDPKQAEEMSKTGIDFLAAGIGNIHGKYPEWWKGLSFDTLKSLQDACDMPMVLHGGSGVPQDQVEKAISLGISKINVNTELQLAFRDATRKYIEEKKDLDDEEKGFDPRKLLNPGFKAMKNTFVELTKVFGCYGKAK
- a CDS encoding CTP synthase — protein: MAKYIFITGGVVSGLGKGITGSSLGVLLKNSGLKVFMQKFDPYLNIDPGTMNPIEHGEVYVTVDGGETDLDLGHYERFIDENLSKVSSWSAGRIYSEALNKERKGGYLGKTVQVIPHITDLIKEKIYKAEEKSKADIIISEIGGTVGDIESQPFIEAIRQVRMEKGKNNVMFIHVALLPYLKVSGEYKTKPIQHSVKEMLSLGIQPDIIVARTESSIKDRLKSKISLFCNIPISNVIVCPDSDSIYKVPLVLKETKMHEIVAKHLDLKIKELRLEGWEKFNQDIIESKEKIKVHIVGKYVELSDAYLSVMESLKIAGYEFHKKIEFVWVNSRFLNKDNIDSELEGAKGILVPGGFGEEGVEGKILAANFARTKDIPYLGICLGMQVACIEFARNVLGLSEAHSTEINPTTNNKIFDLMEGKDRENIGGTLRLGEYQADLKPGSLANKLYNSNIAIERHRHRYEFNNDFIKQFEDNGMIFSGKYLEKNLVEIVEIPNHKFFIASQYHPEFTSRPIKPNPLFKGFVKAIIDNK